A section of the Shimia isoporae genome encodes:
- the thiB gene encoding thiamine ABC transporter substrate binding subunit: MKYLSFAAGLFAATAAVAETPVLTVYTYDSFVSDWGPGPAVKAAFEETCGCELNLVGAGDGAALLARVKLEGARSVADVVLGLDTNLTAAAAESGLFAEHGQTVTVDVPNPFGEPGTWTDPNFLPFDWGYFAFVYDNTKLDTAPASFDELAASDLKIVIQDPRSSTPGLGLLLWVKEQYGADAPKMWEALSDNILTVTKGWSEAYGLFLEGEADMVLSYTTSPAYHIVAEEDQSKSAAAFDSHYMQIEVAGKLANSDQPDLADQFLAFMVSDAFQSIIPTTNWMYPAVTPAAGVPDAFAAPIAPEQARLLAPADVPAIRDEALAEWQAALSQ, translated from the coding sequence ATGAAGTATCTGAGTTTTGCCGCGGGACTGTTTGCTGCCACTGCTGCTGTGGCCGAGACACCCGTTCTCACAGTCTACACCTATGACAGTTTTGTTTCTGACTGGGGCCCGGGCCCTGCTGTCAAAGCCGCTTTCGAAGAAACCTGCGGATGCGAGCTCAATCTCGTTGGCGCAGGCGACGGCGCCGCGCTCCTTGCCCGTGTCAAACTGGAAGGCGCACGTTCTGTTGCCGACGTTGTTCTCGGACTGGACACAAACTTAACGGCCGCCGCCGCCGAAAGCGGCCTGTTTGCCGAACACGGTCAAACAGTCACAGTCGACGTCCCCAATCCGTTTGGCGAGCCGGGCACATGGACCGATCCGAATTTCCTGCCGTTTGACTGGGGGTATTTCGCCTTTGTGTATGACAACACCAAACTCGACACCGCTCCTGCTTCTTTCGACGAACTGGCCGCATCCGATCTGAAAATCGTGATCCAAGATCCGCGCAGTTCGACGCCGGGGTTGGGTCTGCTTCTCTGGGTCAAGGAACAGTACGGTGCCGACGCCCCGAAAATGTGGGAAGCGCTTTCGGACAATATCCTGACCGTCACCAAAGGCTGGTCCGAGGCCTACGGTCTCTTCCTTGAAGGTGAGGCGGACATGGTGCTGTCCTACACCACCTCTCCTGCCTATCACATCGTGGCAGAGGAGGATCAAAGCAAATCCGCGGCGGCCTTTGACAGCCACTACATGCAGATCGAAGTCGCAGGAAAACTTGCCAACAGTGATCAGCCGGACCTGGCGGATCAATTCCTTGCCTTCATGGTCAGCGATGCCTTCCAGTCGATCATTCCAACCACCAACTGGATGTATCCGGCTGTGACCCCGGCGGCGGGAGTACCCGACGCCTTCGCAGCACCCATCGCACCGGAGCAAGCTCGACTGCTCGCACCGGCTGATGTGCCCGCAATCCGCGACGAAGCACTGGCCGAATGGCAAGCGGCCCTGTCGCAATAA
- a CDS encoding thiamine/thiamine pyrophosphate ABC transporter permease ThiP, whose protein sequence is MASGPVAIKRALPGWIAAACVAAIVLGTLLAVALRAESGRGLGPAEWAAIRFTVFQAILSAVFSVMLAVPVARALARRRFKGRGFLISLLGAPFILPVIVAVMGLLAVFGRSGLLNETLRMLGLTEVSIYGLHGVVLAHVFFNLPLATRLILQGWQDIPSERFRLAAQLGFASRDVFRTLEAPMLLRTLPGAAAIIFAICLSSFAVALTLGGGPRATTVELAIYQAFRFDFDLGRAALLSCVQIALVGAAALAALKLSSRDGFGSGLDRPVQRWDAQGPWPRALDAAIISLAALFLILPIALVILKGAPALADLPTSVWTAALTSVLIALSSTVLMLALSLPVAIAAGTQNARLEAVGLLGIAASPLVIGTGLFVIINPIADPFALALPVTATVNAIMAMPFTLRIMVPTVRDTHASYHRLSMSLNLSGLSWLRLVLIPRLRPNLGFACGLTAAMSMGDLGVIALFADPQTATLPLQMYRLMGAYRMELASGAAVLLLAMSFGIFWLFDKGGRAHADA, encoded by the coding sequence ATGGCAAGCGGCCCTGTCGCAATAAAACGCGCCCTTCCGGGCTGGATCGCGGCGGCCTGCGTCGCCGCGATTGTGCTTGGCACCCTGCTTGCAGTCGCGCTTCGCGCCGAGTCGGGCCGCGGTCTCGGACCCGCTGAGTGGGCCGCAATTCGATTCACGGTTTTTCAGGCGATCTTGTCCGCCGTGTTCTCGGTGATGCTGGCCGTGCCTGTCGCCCGCGCCCTCGCAAGGCGGCGCTTCAAGGGGAGAGGCTTCCTGATCTCGCTGCTCGGCGCGCCCTTCATTTTGCCAGTCATTGTCGCGGTCATGGGCCTTCTCGCCGTTTTTGGCCGAAGCGGCCTGCTCAATGAAACCCTGAGGATGCTGGGCCTCACCGAAGTGTCCATCTACGGCTTGCACGGCGTCGTGCTGGCCCATGTGTTCTTCAACCTCCCTCTTGCCACCCGCCTCATTCTGCAGGGTTGGCAGGACATCCCCTCAGAACGCTTTCGACTGGCTGCGCAGCTCGGCTTCGCCAGCAGAGACGTCTTTCGGACACTCGAAGCCCCGATGCTTCTGCGCACCCTTCCGGGCGCAGCAGCCATCATCTTCGCCATTTGCCTCAGCAGTTTTGCTGTGGCGCTGACCTTGGGTGGCGGCCCCCGCGCGACCACCGTTGAACTCGCGATCTATCAGGCCTTCCGCTTCGATTTTGATCTTGGCCGAGCCGCTCTTCTGTCCTGCGTCCAGATTGCGCTTGTCGGCGCGGCTGCCCTTGCGGCCCTCAAGCTCTCCAGCCGCGATGGATTTGGTTCTGGGCTGGACCGTCCGGTGCAGCGCTGGGACGCGCAAGGCCCGTGGCCACGCGCCCTTGACGCTGCAATCATCTCATTGGCCGCACTCTTCCTCATTCTTCCAATCGCGCTCGTTATCTTGAAGGGCGCGCCGGCGCTTGCCGATTTGCCAACCTCCGTATGGACCGCGGCCTTGACTTCGGTTCTGATTGCGCTGTCCTCTACCGTGCTGATGCTTGCGCTTTCTCTGCCCGTCGCAATTGCCGCCGGCACCCAAAACGCCCGCCTCGAGGCTGTTGGTCTTTTGGGCATCGCCGCAAGCCCACTGGTCATCGGCACCGGCCTCTTTGTCATCATCAACCCGATTGCCGACCCCTTTGCCCTTGCCTTGCCGGTTACAGCGACCGTGAATGCCATCATGGCGATGCCTTTCACTCTGCGCATCATGGTGCCCACGGTGCGCGACACCCATGCCAGCTATCACCGCCTTTCAATGTCGCTAAACCTCTCCGGCCTATCTTGGCTGCGCCTCGTCCTGATCCCGCGCCTGCGCCCGAACCTCGGGTTTGCCTGCGGCCTCACTGCAGCAATGTCCATGGGAGACCTCGGCGTGATCGCGCTCTTCGCCGACCCGCAAACCGCAACATTGCCGCTTCAAATGTACCGCCTCATGGGAGCATATCGGATGGAACTTGCCTCAGGTGCCGCCGTGCTTTTACTAGCCATGTCTTTTGGCATCTTCTGGCTTTTTGACAAAGGAGGCCGCGCCCATGCTGACGCTTGA
- the thiQ gene encoding thiamine ABC transporter ATP-binding protein — MLTLDALTLTQDSFHLTADFTIKSGTRTAVIGPSGAGKSTLLAAISGFLSPTRGSIRWYDTDLTRTAPGERPIAMLFQDNNLFPHLTVAQNVGLGLRPNLRLNSEEQSTVTAALARVGLDSMQSRKPAQLSGGQQSRVALARVLVQSRPLILLDEPFAALGPALKSEMLDLVSELQTETSATLLMVSHDPSDARRIAGQTVLVADRVAHAPQETSALLDDPPAALKSYLGESF, encoded by the coding sequence ATGCTGACGCTTGACGCCCTCACGCTGACCCAAGACAGTTTTCACCTTACAGCCGATTTCACAATCAAATCCGGCACCCGCACAGCGGTCATCGGCCCGTCCGGCGCAGGCAAATCCACGCTGCTTGCAGCAATTTCCGGCTTTCTGAGCCCGACACGGGGATCCATCCGCTGGTACGACACAGACCTGACCCGAACAGCGCCGGGCGAGCGGCCAATCGCGATGCTCTTTCAGGACAACAACCTGTTTCCGCATCTGACGGTCGCACAGAACGTCGGTCTGGGTCTGCGTCCCAACCTGCGCCTGAATTCGGAGGAACAATCTACTGTCACCGCCGCCCTCGCCCGCGTCGGCCTCGACAGCATGCAGTCCCGGAAACCCGCGCAACTGTCCGGAGGACAACAAAGCCGCGTCGCCCTCGCCCGTGTGCTGGTGCAATCCCGTCCCCTGATACTGCTCGACGAGCCCTTCGCCGCCCTTGGTCCGGCCCTCAAGTCCGAAATGCTGGACCTGGTATCCGAACTGCAGACCGAAACCAGCGCCACGCTCCTGATGGTCAGCCACGATCCGTCCGATGCCCGCCGGATCGCCGGGCAAACCGTTCTCGTGGCGGATCGCGTTGCCCATGCCCCACAGGAAACGTCGGCCTTACTCGACGATCCCCCCGCAGCGCTGAAATCCTATTTGGGCGAAAGCTTCTGA
- a CDS encoding branched-chain amino acid aminotransferase yields MAGAYDDRDGVIWMDGEFVDWREAKVHVLSHALHYASSVFEGERAYNGKIFKSREHNERLFKSAEALDMPMPISLDELEAAKQETLKKSGLQDAYVRVVVWRGSGEDMGVASAANPVRVAIAIWPWGAYYGDAKMQGAKLDIAEWKRPSPETIPVHAKAAGLYMICTISKHKAEAKGCSDALFMDYRGYVAEATGANIFFVKDGEVHTPTPDCFLNGITRQTVIEMLKERGVNVIERHIMPEELADFEQCWLTGTAAEVTPVGQIGDYTFEVGDLAREISQAYEDLVRQ; encoded by the coding sequence ATGGCTGGTGCATATGACGATCGTGACGGTGTCATCTGGATGGATGGCGAGTTTGTTGATTGGCGCGAGGCCAAGGTGCATGTGCTTTCTCATGCTCTGCACTACGCAAGCTCCGTCTTTGAAGGCGAGCGCGCCTACAACGGTAAGATTTTCAAAAGCCGCGAGCACAACGAACGCCTGTTCAAGAGCGCCGAGGCGCTTGACATGCCGATGCCCATATCGCTGGACGAACTGGAAGCGGCCAAACAGGAGACGTTGAAGAAATCCGGCTTGCAGGATGCCTATGTGCGCGTCGTTGTGTGGCGTGGGTCCGGCGAAGATATGGGTGTCGCATCCGCTGCCAACCCTGTCAGGGTCGCGATCGCGATCTGGCCTTGGGGCGCCTATTACGGGGACGCGAAAATGCAGGGTGCAAAGCTGGACATTGCCGAGTGGAAACGCCCGAGCCCGGAAACCATCCCGGTACATGCCAAGGCGGCCGGTCTGTATATGATCTGCACGATCTCCAAACATAAGGCAGAGGCAAAGGGCTGTTCGGACGCCCTTTTCATGGACTATCGGGGCTATGTCGCGGAAGCGACCGGAGCAAACATCTTCTTCGTGAAAGACGGAGAGGTGCACACGCCGACGCCGGATTGCTTTTTGAACGGTATCACCCGCCAAACCGTCATCGAGATGCTCAAGGAGCGCGGTGTCAACGTGATCGAGCGCCACATCATGCCTGAAGAGTTGGCGGATTTCGAACAGTGCTGGCTGACCGGCACCGCCGCAGAGGTGACCCCGGTTGGTCAGATCGGTGACTATACCTTTGAGGTTGGTGACCTCGCGCGCGAAATTTCGCAAGCTTACGAAGATCTCGTGCGACAGTGA
- a CDS encoding MarR family winged helix-turn-helix transcriptional regulator: protein MGEGIRSDSLLYLTDEQLRQGIEAMYFAYRGFTADPDRILESMAYGRAHHRAIHFINRAPGTTVTNLLAILGVTKQSLNRVLRTLIEDGLVESRVGTSDRRERNLYLTEEGIALEHRLSDAQRARMRSAFRDAGPEAVSGFRQVLESMMDGELRRQYKTLRENGQ, encoded by the coding sequence ATGGGCGAAGGCATCAGGAGCGACAGCCTGCTCTATCTGACTGATGAGCAGCTTAGGCAGGGGATCGAGGCAATGTATTTTGCCTATAGGGGCTTCACTGCAGATCCGGACAGAATCCTTGAAAGCATGGCTTATGGCCGTGCACATCACCGCGCGATTCACTTCATCAACCGCGCGCCAGGCACCACTGTCACAAACCTGCTGGCCATTCTCGGAGTCACAAAGCAGTCGCTGAACCGTGTCCTGCGCACCCTGATCGAGGACGGTCTGGTCGAAAGCCGCGTTGGGACTTCCGACCGCCGCGAACGCAACCTTTATCTCACCGAAGAAGGAATCGCGCTGGAGCACCGGCTGTCCGACGCCCAGCGCGCCCGCATGCGCTCCGCCTTTCGAGACGCAGGCCCCGAAGCCGTCTCAGGTTTTCGTCAGGTGTTGGAGTCGATGATGGACGGCGAGCTGCGCCGGCAGTACAAAACATTACGCGAAAACGGCCAATAA
- a CDS encoding response regulator, which yields MNDVDPHLLIVDDDERIRSLLRKFLMRNGFLVTAARDAAHARRILSGLDFDLIVLDVMMPGEDGTSLTRHIRETSDTPVMLLTAKGETEDRIRGLEAGADDYLAKPFEPKELLLRINAILRRMPEPEGDQAVPKVLHLGSIRYDIDRGEMWQGEEPLRLTATESQLMRIFSKTPGEPVTRTKLVEELGRDKGQAQERAVDVQITRLRRKIEEDPKQPRYLQTVRGAGYMLAPD from the coding sequence ATGAACGACGTAGACCCACATCTCCTGATCGTTGACGACGACGAGCGTATCCGCAGCCTGCTGCGCAAGTTCCTCATGCGCAACGGCTTCCTTGTGACTGCCGCTCGCGATGCAGCCCATGCCCGACGCATCCTTTCCGGACTGGATTTTGACCTCATAGTTCTGGACGTGATGATGCCGGGAGAGGATGGCACATCCCTGACCCGCCACATTCGGGAAACCTCCGACACGCCGGTTATGCTCCTCACAGCCAAAGGTGAAACCGAAGACCGCATCCGCGGGCTTGAGGCCGGCGCCGACGACTACCTCGCCAAGCCGTTTGAGCCCAAAGAACTGCTTCTGCGCATCAACGCCATTTTGCGTCGCATGCCGGAACCCGAAGGCGATCAGGCCGTCCCGAAAGTTCTGCACCTTGGCTCTATCCGCTATGATATCGACCGTGGTGAGATGTGGCAGGGCGAAGAACCCCTGCGCCTGACAGCCACCGAAAGCCAACTGATGCGCATCTTCTCGAAAACACCCGGCGAACCGGTGACCCGTACGAAACTGGTCGAGGAACTGGGCCGCGACAAAGGTCAGGCACAGGAACGCGCCGTCGACGTGCAAATCACGCGTCTGCGCCGCAAAATCGAAGAAGATCCGAAACAGCCACGGTATCTGCAAACCGTGCGTGGCGCCGGCTACATGCTGGCACCTGACTGA
- a CDS encoding Hint domain-containing protein, whose protein sequence is MARTFDVISLGVLPTLDPNEGNSTAENASILVGSTFGESTSPLHQQVQSFSQYNSNYSNYLTDNTQANDKFTIDGGAPQTYDALVEYNATLTFADGTTADITAVIVQSTTGETYLVPEMSANADHAAMESGAIESITLNSVATATSDLAADRMDVDFMQPDGEFDGTAGDDVIKLGSTDRDGDQITGGNDSVVAGLGDDTIEGAGGNDTIEGGTGNDVISGNDGADSLLGGRGDDVISGGSGNDTIDGGAGHDRIDAGEGDDLIYGDSASTTVGTGTIQSEWTALHMGKALDMDSLADGAEVVLGSYGSDMDPLGSNQVRVQVDDADGDGIADSNNRGDPETVDIDGTPTALDAVAVFNAQVTFEDGTTEMITAVVFQTEDGDLFLAPEMSFNDDAAIMESKPIQSIELVSVAKDSTNLAADRMDLTFQDGAEAGNDHIAAGEGNDTVIGGAGDDTIKGDAGNDSLFGGDGDDILFGGRGDDIFVVSGGNDTIADFNTGNSGAIGDGDPTNNDFVDLSGHYDNLREMKADLADDGVLNQSNAFDIRGNAVDYSDNVQFGDGSLTFSGNAQLTADNTGVVCFTTGTGILTPFGERAVEDLQAGDLVSTLDNGPQKIVWIGSTTLSHAELLAQPKLLPVLVSAAALGTERSLLVSPQHGIILPGTDDVLVRAKHLERFMAGSRVARGKRGVTYYHMMFESHQIVFSNGYPTESLYPGPMAMKAMAPETREEIDTLFPGVLGCADRDETMAFYGETARRFRVA, encoded by the coding sequence ATGGCCAGAACTTTTGACGTCATTTCGCTTGGCGTGCTTCCCACGCTTGATCCCAACGAAGGCAACTCCACAGCGGAGAATGCCTCTATACTTGTCGGATCCACTTTCGGTGAAAGCACTAGCCCGCTCCATCAGCAGGTGCAGAGCTTCTCGCAGTATAATTCTAATTATTCCAACTACTTGACGGACAACACACAGGCCAACGACAAGTTCACGATCGATGGCGGAGCGCCACAAACTTACGACGCGCTGGTGGAGTATAACGCGACGTTGACCTTCGCGGATGGCACGACGGCTGACATCACGGCCGTGATTGTTCAGTCGACGACCGGCGAGACCTATCTGGTTCCTGAGATGTCCGCCAACGCGGACCATGCCGCGATGGAATCAGGCGCGATCGAATCGATCACGCTCAACAGCGTCGCCACAGCCACAAGCGATCTTGCAGCGGATCGCATGGACGTTGATTTCATGCAACCCGATGGCGAGTTTGACGGCACTGCCGGTGATGATGTCATCAAGCTTGGAAGCACGGATCGGGACGGGGACCAGATCACTGGTGGAAACGACTCGGTTGTTGCGGGGTTGGGTGACGACACGATCGAAGGTGCTGGTGGCAACGACACCATCGAAGGTGGCACTGGCAACGATGTGATCTCCGGAAACGATGGCGCGGACAGTCTGCTTGGAGGGCGCGGCGACGACGTGATCTCGGGCGGCAGCGGCAACGACACGATTGACGGTGGTGCAGGTCACGATCGAATTGATGCGGGTGAAGGCGACGACCTGATCTATGGCGATAGCGCCTCTACAACCGTCGGCACGGGCACGATCCAGTCAGAGTGGACCGCCCTGCACATGGGCAAGGCGCTCGACATGGATTCGCTTGCGGACGGCGCCGAGGTGGTTCTGGGATCTTACGGCAGCGACATGGATCCGTTGGGTTCAAATCAGGTGCGCGTGCAGGTGGATGACGCCGATGGCGACGGTATTGCGGACAGCAACAACCGTGGTGATCCCGAAACCGTTGATATCGACGGAACGCCCACCGCTTTGGATGCTGTGGCTGTGTTCAACGCACAGGTGACCTTTGAGGATGGCACCACCGAGATGATCACGGCTGTGGTTTTCCAGACGGAAGACGGCGACCTGTTCCTCGCTCCCGAGATGAGCTTCAACGACGACGCGGCGATCATGGAAAGCAAGCCGATTCAGTCGATCGAGCTTGTATCCGTGGCAAAAGACAGCACCAACCTGGCGGCTGACCGGATGGACCTCACGTTTCAGGACGGTGCCGAGGCCGGTAACGACCACATTGCTGCCGGCGAAGGCAACGATACGGTTATCGGCGGTGCTGGCGACGACACCATCAAGGGTGATGCAGGCAACGACAGCCTGTTCGGCGGAGACGGCGACGATATCCTTTTTGGCGGGCGCGGAGACGACATTTTTGTTGTGTCCGGCGGCAACGACACGATTGCGGACTTCAATACCGGAAACTCGGGCGCCATCGGCGATGGCGATCCAACCAACAACGACTTTGTTGATCTCTCCGGCCACTACGACAATCTCCGTGAGATGAAGGCGGACCTTGCGGATGACGGGGTTCTGAACCAGTCGAACGCTTTTGATATCCGCGGTAATGCCGTGGACTATTCCGACAACGTTCAGTTCGGCGATGGTAGCCTGACGTTCTCGGGCAATGCACAGTTGACGGCAGACAACACCGGCGTTGTTTGTTTTACCACCGGAACCGGTATTCTGACGCCATTCGGTGAGCGCGCGGTCGAAGACCTGCAGGCGGGCGATCTTGTGTCCACTCTTGATAACGGACCGCAAAAGATCGTGTGGATCGGCTCGACAACTCTGAGCCATGCCGAGTTGTTGGCGCAGCCCAAGTTGTTGCCGGTACTGGTCAGCGCAGCGGCCTTGGGGACGGAGCGCTCACTGCTGGTGTCACCGCAACACGGAATTATCCTGCCCGGCACAGATGACGTGCTGGTGCGCGCGAAACACCTGGAACGGTTCATGGCGGGGTCGCGTGTGGCGCGCGGCAAGCGGGGCGTTACCTACTACCACATGATGTTCGAAAGCCATCAGATCGTGTTTTCCAACGGCTATCCCACAGAAAGCCTGTATCCCGGCCCTATGGCCATGAAGGCAATGGCGCCTGAAACCCGCGAAGAAATCGATACGCTGTTTCCAGGTGTGTTGGGGTGTGCCGACAGGGACGAGACGATGGCATTCTACGGCGAAACCGCGCGGAGGTTCCGCGTGGCCTGA
- a CDS encoding histone deacetylase family protein — protein sequence MPTVLFTHQSSLNHQTPAGHPEQIARIEHINAALNAPQFAALDRRDAPNCDDTDILLCHPQAHLDAITNAEPASGTVALDGDTHMSPGSTTAARHAVGGCVAAVDAVLSGDANNAFVSCRPPGHHAEQTTPMGFCLFGTAAIAAKHALERHGLSRVAVVDFDVHHGNGTQALLWDEPRSLFITSHQNPLWPGTGMPGETGASNNVQNWPLPPHSDGRLMRATYEAEIFPALRHFKPELLIISAGFDAHADDPLAQLNWATEDFAWLTRELCGIARECCDGKVVSTLEGGYDLNALAASVAAHVQVLMESAA from the coding sequence ATGCCCACCGTACTTTTCACGCACCAGAGTTCCCTCAATCACCAAACGCCCGCGGGCCATCCGGAGCAAATCGCCCGCATCGAACATATCAATGCCGCGCTCAACGCTCCGCAATTTGCAGCGCTTGACCGGCGCGATGCTCCGAACTGCGACGACACCGATATTCTGCTGTGCCACCCACAGGCCCATCTGGATGCAATCACCAACGCAGAACCAGCGTCGGGCACCGTCGCGCTGGACGGAGACACCCATATGTCCCCGGGGTCGACCACGGCCGCCCGCCATGCCGTGGGTGGCTGTGTGGCCGCGGTCGATGCGGTTCTTTCCGGTGATGCAAACAACGCATTTGTCTCGTGCCGCCCACCGGGTCACCACGCGGAACAGACCACGCCAATGGGGTTTTGCCTCTTTGGAACCGCGGCCATCGCTGCCAAACACGCGCTTGAACGGCATGGCCTTTCGCGGGTTGCCGTGGTCGACTTCGACGTCCATCACGGCAATGGCACACAAGCCCTTTTGTGGGACGAGCCCCGCTCGTTGTTCATCACGTCTCACCAAAATCCGCTTTGGCCCGGAACCGGAATGCCGGGCGAGACAGGCGCCTCCAATAACGTGCAGAACTGGCCCCTCCCGCCGCACTCCGACGGCCGCTTGATGCGCGCCACGTACGAGGCCGAAATTTTTCCCGCATTGCGCCATTTCAAACCTGAGTTATTGATCATCTCTGCCGGTTTTGACGCCCACGCCGACGACCCGCTGGCGCAACTCAACTGGGCCACCGAAGATTTCGCATGGCTGACGCGCGAACTCTGCGGCATCGCTCGCGAATGTTGTGACGGCAAGGTGGTCTCGACTTTGGAAGGCGGATATGATCTGAACGCCTTGGCGGCTTCGGTCGCCGCACATGTCCAAGTTTTGATGGAGTCTGCCGCATGA
- a CDS encoding exodeoxyribonuclease VII small subunit, with protein sequence MSDTPISEMSFEAAMRELEQVVGQLERGDVELEKSIALYERGAELKKRCEAKLKEAEEKVAAITLDGDGNPKGLTPVEGM encoded by the coding sequence ATGAGTGACACGCCAATCAGCGAAATGAGCTTCGAAGCCGCCATGCGCGAGCTTGAACAGGTTGTCGGTCAACTGGAACGCGGCGATGTGGAACTCGAAAAATCCATCGCGCTGTACGAACGCGGCGCCGAGCTGAAAAAGCGCTGTGAGGCAAAGCTCAAGGAAGCCGAGGAAAAAGTGGCCGCGATCACGCTGGACGGCGACGGTAACCCCAAAGGGCTGACCCCCGTCGAAGGCATGTAA
- a CDS encoding polyprenyl synthetase family protein — protein MFQTRLKETASLIEAHLQAVMAPLGDLPVVEAMRYASAGGKRLRAFLVLESARLHGVAQANAIWPAGAIEMIHAYSLVHDDLPCMDDDELRRGLPTVHVKWDETTAVLAGDALQTLGFESVSRSECHPDPLVRADLTVTLARAAGAQGMVLGQALDIAAETAPTPLTLDEITHLQAGKTGALIAWSATAGAMMARADTAPLMRYATDLGLAFQIADDILDIEGDADKVGKAVGKDVDAGKATFVSLLGLDGAKARARDLVTDACDALSPYGQDADTLREAARFVISRDS, from the coding sequence GTGTTCCAGACCCGTCTCAAAGAAACTGCATCCCTGATTGAAGCCCACCTGCAAGCCGTGATGGCTCCGTTGGGCGATCTTCCAGTTGTCGAAGCCATGCGCTACGCAAGCGCCGGAGGCAAACGCCTGCGCGCGTTTTTGGTGCTGGAAAGCGCGCGTTTGCATGGAGTGGCACAGGCAAACGCCATTTGGCCGGCCGGCGCCATCGAAATGATCCACGCATATTCTCTAGTGCACGACGATCTTCCCTGTATGGATGACGACGAGTTGCGTCGCGGCCTGCCAACCGTGCACGTGAAATGGGATGAAACGACCGCCGTATTGGCGGGGGACGCGCTCCAAACTCTTGGCTTTGAAAGCGTGTCGCGATCAGAGTGTCATCCCGATCCGCTGGTTCGTGCTGACCTCACCGTGACACTCGCCCGCGCGGCAGGAGCCCAAGGGATGGTTCTGGGCCAAGCGCTCGACATTGCTGCTGAAACGGCCCCCACCCCGCTCACTCTGGACGAGATAACGCACCTTCAGGCGGGAAAGACCGGAGCATTGATCGCATGGTCTGCAACCGCTGGCGCCATGATGGCACGGGCAGACACCGCACCACTGATGCGTTACGCAACCGACCTCGGTCTCGCCTTCCAGATTGCAGATGACATTCTGGATATCGAAGGCGATGCGGACAAGGTCGGCAAGGCCGTCGGCAAGGACGTCGACGCGGGCAAAGCCACCTTTGTTTCCTTGCTCGGACTGGATGGCGCCAAGGCGCGAGCCCGCGACCTTGTGACGGATGCATGCGACGCGCTTTCGCCTTATGGTCAAGATGCTGATACCTTGCGGGAGGCCGCCCGTTTCGTTATCTCGCGGGACAGCTAG